From Pseudomonas sp. LS1212, the proteins below share one genomic window:
- a CDS encoding phosphoglycolate phosphatase — protein MSGFEQLFPGRLPRLVMFDLDGTLIDSVPDLAAAVEKMLLKLGRAPVGIDAVRVWIGNGARVLVRRALAGDIDHDQVDESEAEQALEIFMDAYAGSHTQTAVYPGVRDTLKWLHKQGVEMALITNKPERFVAPLLDDLKLGRYFRWIIGGDTLPQQKPDPAALLFVMKMAGVEPSQAVFVGDSRNDILAAKAAGVASVALTYGYNHGRPISEESPSLVIDNLRALLPGCLEPATGITLAHDQSPPRRDSIVVVTRKLWMKVIKALARWRWRA, from the coding sequence ATGAGTGGCTTTGAGCAGCTGTTCCCGGGACGCTTGCCAAGGCTGGTGATGTTCGATCTTGACGGTACCTTGATCGATTCTGTTCCAGACCTGGCGGCGGCAGTGGAGAAAATGCTGCTCAAGCTGGGCCGTGCACCGGTCGGTATCGACGCGGTGCGGGTCTGGATCGGCAATGGCGCGCGGGTGTTGGTGCGGCGTGCCCTGGCCGGCGACATCGATCACGATCAGGTCGATGAAAGCGAAGCCGAGCAGGCCCTGGAAATCTTCATGGACGCCTACGCCGGCAGCCACACGCAGACAGCGGTCTACCCTGGTGTGCGCGATACCCTGAAGTGGCTGCACAAGCAGGGTGTCGAAATGGCCTTGATCACCAACAAGCCGGAGCGCTTTGTCGCGCCACTGCTGGATGATTTGAAATTGGGGCGTTATTTCCGCTGGATCATTGGCGGCGATACATTGCCCCAACAGAAGCCTGACCCCGCCGCGCTTTTATTCGTCATGAAAATGGCCGGTGTAGAGCCCAGCCAGGCTGTGTTCGTTGGCGACTCGCGCAACGATATTCTGGCGGCCAAGGCTGCCGGTGTGGCCAGTGTGGCGTTGACGTACGGCTATAACCACGGTCGACCGATCAGCGAAGAGTCGCCTTCGCTGGTGATCGATAACCTGCGCGCCTTGCTACCCGGTTGCTTAGAACCGGCCACTGGGATAACGTTGGCGCACGATCAATCCCCCCCTCGTAGAGATTCCATCGTGGTGGTCACTCGCAAACTCTGGATGAAAGTCATCAAGGCCCTGGCCCGTTGGCGTTGGCGCGCCTGA
- the crp gene encoding cAMP-activated global transcriptional regulator CRP, which translates to MVVTALTPKIKNIEKLLTHCQRRRYPAKRNIICAGDRAETLSFIIKGSVTILIEDDDGREMIIAYLNAGDFFGELGLFETPGIEQERSAWVRAKTECEVAEISYGKFRELATQDPEILYALGSQMAQRLRNTTRKVGDLAFFDVTGRVARCLLELCKQPDAMTHPDGMQIKITRQEIGRIVGCSREMVGRVLKDLEERSLVNVKGKTMVVFGTR; encoded by the coding sequence ATGGTTGTTACAGCCCTCACACCCAAGATCAAAAACATCGAAAAACTGCTGACCCACTGCCAACGTCGTCGCTATCCCGCCAAGCGCAATATCATCTGTGCGGGTGATCGGGCCGAGACACTGTCGTTCATCATCAAGGGCTCGGTCACTATTCTGATCGAGGACGACGACGGCCGCGAAATGATCATTGCCTACCTCAATGCCGGCGACTTCTTCGGTGAGCTGGGGTTGTTCGAAACGCCGGGGATAGAACAGGAGCGCAGCGCCTGGGTACGCGCCAAGACCGAATGCGAAGTGGCTGAGATCAGCTACGGAAAATTTCGCGAACTGGCCACGCAGGATCCCGAGATCCTCTACGCACTGGGCAGCCAGATGGCCCAGCGCCTGCGCAACACCACGCGCAAGGTCGGTGACCTGGCCTTTTTCGACGTGACCGGGCGAGTCGCCCGCTGCCTGCTCGAATTGTGCAAGCAACCCGATGCCATGACGCATCCCGATGGCATGCAGATCAAAATCACCCGCCAGGAAATCGGCCGTATCGTCGGTTGCTCACGGGAAATGGTCGGCCGCGTCCTCAAGGACCTGGAGGAACGCAGCCTGGTAAACGTCAAAGGCAAGACCATGGTGGTATTCGGTACCCGCTAG
- the rpe gene encoding ribulose-phosphate 3-epimerase has protein sequence MQPFAIAPSILSADFARLGEEVDNVLAAGADIVHFDVMDNHYVPNLTIGPMVCSALRKYGITAPIDAHLMVSPVDRIIGDFIDAGATYITFHPEATHHVDRSLQLIRDGGCKAGLVFNPATPLDVLKHVMDKVDMVLLMSVNPGFGGQKFIPGTLDKLREARALIDASGRDIRLEIDGGVNVNNIREIAAAGADTFVAGSAIFNAPDYRQVIEKMRAELALARS, from the coding sequence ATGCAGCCCTTCGCTATTGCTCCGTCCATTCTCTCCGCGGATTTCGCTCGCCTGGGCGAAGAAGTCGACAACGTCCTCGCCGCCGGTGCCGATATCGTGCACTTCGATGTCATGGACAATCACTACGTTCCCAACCTGACGATTGGCCCGATGGTTTGTTCTGCCCTGCGCAAGTACGGCATCACCGCGCCGATCGACGCTCACCTGATGGTCAGCCCGGTCGACCGTATCATCGGTGACTTCATCGACGCCGGGGCCACCTACATTACCTTCCATCCGGAAGCCACGCATCATGTGGACCGTTCGCTACAGTTGATCCGGGACGGCGGGTGCAAAGCCGGTCTGGTATTCAACCCGGCGACTCCGCTGGACGTACTCAAACACGTAATGGACAAGGTTGACATGGTCTTGCTGATGAGCGTCAACCCAGGTTTCGGCGGGCAGAAATTCATTCCCGGCACGCTGGACAAGCTGCGCGAAGCGCGCGCCTTGATCGATGCCAGCGGGCGCGATATTCGCCTGGAGATCGATGGTGGGGTGAATGTGAACAACATTCGCGAGATCGCCGCTGCCGGTGCCGATACCTTCGTGGCCGGCTCCGCGATCTTCAATGCGCCGGACTACCGGCAGGTCATCGAAAAAATGCGTGCCGAACTGGCGCTGGCTCGCTCATGA
- a CDS encoding ABC transporter permease yields MAIAVPLKEEAGPSLKQRLARAERVNRWKAQALIAPLVLFLLLVFLVPIVALLYKSVGNPEVVGGLPRTVAAVASWDGKSLPGEPVYKALSEDLAESRKNQTLGDLSKRLNMELAGYRSLLAKTARALPFKAEPASYKEAMQELDERWGDPAYWQAIRRNTSNVTPFYLLAAVDHRIDDLGELAPATPDQSIYLDIFARTFWMGLVITAICLVLAYPLAYLLANLPARQSNLLMILVLLPFWTSILVRVAAWIVLLQSGGLINSALMSMGMIDKPLELVFNRTGVYISMVHILLPFMILPIYSVMKGISPTYMRAAISLGCHPFASFWRVYFPQTYAGVGAGCLLVFILAIGYYITPALLGSPNDQMVSYFVAFYTNTSINWGMATALGGLLLLATVILYLIYSWLVGASRLRLS; encoded by the coding sequence ATGGCCATCGCAGTGCCCCTGAAAGAGGAAGCCGGCCCAAGCCTGAAGCAGCGTCTGGCCCGTGCCGAGCGGGTCAACCGCTGGAAGGCGCAGGCATTGATTGCACCGCTGGTGCTGTTCCTGCTGCTGGTTTTCCTGGTGCCTATTGTTGCGCTGCTCTACAAGAGCGTCGGCAACCCTGAAGTGGTGGGCGGCCTGCCGCGTACCGTCGCCGCAGTGGCCAGCTGGGATGGCAAGAGCCTGCCGGGCGAGCCCGTGTACAAGGCCCTGAGCGAAGACCTGGCCGAATCGCGCAAGAATCAGACCCTGGGCGACTTGTCCAAGCGCCTGAACATGGAGCTGGCGGGCTATCGCAGCCTGCTGGCGAAAACTGCCCGTGCCTTGCCCTTCAAGGCCGAGCCTGCTTCTTATAAAGAAGCGATGCAGGAACTCGATGAGCGTTGGGGCGACCCGGCCTACTGGCAGGCGATTCGCCGAAACACCAGCAACGTCACGCCGTTCTACCTGCTGGCGGCGGTCGACCATCGCATCGATGACCTCGGCGAGTTGGCCCCGGCCACGCCTGATCAGTCGATCTACCTGGATATCTTTGCCCGGACCTTCTGGATGGGTCTGGTGATTACCGCGATCTGCCTGGTCCTGGCCTATCCGCTGGCGTACCTGCTGGCCAACCTGCCGGCCCGGCAGAGCAACCTGTTGATGATTCTGGTGTTGCTGCCGTTCTGGACCTCGATCCTGGTGCGGGTCGCCGCCTGGATTGTCTTGTTGCAGTCCGGAGGCCTGATCAACAGTGCCCTGATGAGCATGGGCATGATCGACAAACCGCTGGAGTTGGTGTTCAACCGCACCGGTGTCTATATCTCGATGGTGCACATTCTGCTGCCGTTCATGATCCTGCCGATCTACAGCGTGATGAAAGGTATTTCGCCGACCTACATGCGTGCAGCGATTTCGCTCGGTTGCCACCCGTTCGCCAGCTTCTGGCGGGTGTACTTCCCGCAGACCTATGCCGGTGTCGGCGCAGGTTGCCTGCTGGTGTTCATCCTGGCCATCGGCTACTACATCACTCCGGCGTTGCTGGGTAGCCCGAACGATCAGATGGTCAGTTACTTCGTCGCCTTCTACACCAATACCAGCATCAACTGGGGCATGGCGACGGCGCTGGGCGGCCTGTTGCTGCTGGCGACCGTGATTCTGTACCTGATCTATAGCTGGCTGGTCGGCGCCAGCCGCCTGCGCCTGAGCTGA
- the trpE gene encoding anthranilate synthase component I: protein MTREEFLRLAAAGYNRIPLARETLADFDTPLSIYLKLADQPNSYLLESVQGGEKWGRYSIIGLPCRTVMRVHDYQVVVTHDGQEVERHQVEDPLAFVEAFKDRYKVPSIAGLPRFNGGLVGYFGYDCVRYVEKRLGKCPNPDPLGVPDILLMVSDAVVVFDNLAGKMHAIVLADPAQENAYENGLAQLEQLMEKLRQPITPRRGLDFSRQQAADPVFRSSFTQNDYERAVDTIKEYILAGDCMQVVPSQRMSIDFKAAPIDLYRALRCFNPTPYMYFFNFGDFHVVGSSPEVLVRVEDNLVTVRPIAGTRPRGANEEADLALEEDLLSDDKEIAEHLMLIDLGRNDTGRVSETGSVKVTEKMVIERYSNVMHIVSNVTGELKKGLSAMDALRAILPAGTLSGAPKIRAMEIIDELEPVKRGVYGGAVGYLAWNGNMDTAIAIRTAVIKNGELHVQAGGGIVADSVPALEWEETLNKRRAMFRAVALADQTPASDA, encoded by the coding sequence ATGACCCGCGAAGAATTCCTGCGTTTGGCCGCTGCCGGCTACAACCGCATCCCGCTTGCCCGCGAAACCCTTGCCGACTTCGACACCCCGCTGTCGATCTACCTGAAGCTGGCCGACCAACCCAACTCCTATCTGCTGGAGTCGGTGCAGGGCGGCGAGAAGTGGGGCCGTTACTCCATCATCGGCCTGCCGTGCCGCACCGTCATGCGCGTGCATGATTACCAGGTCGTGGTGACCCATGACGGTCAGGAGGTCGAGCGCCACCAGGTCGAAGATCCACTGGCCTTCGTCGAAGCGTTCAAGGATCGCTACAAGGTACCGAGCATTGCCGGGCTGCCCCGCTTCAACGGTGGGCTGGTCGGCTACTTCGGCTACGACTGCGTGCGCTATGTTGAAAAGCGTCTGGGCAAGTGCCCGAACCCGGATCCGCTGGGAGTGCCGGATATCTTGCTGATGGTGTCGGACGCCGTCGTGGTATTCGACAACCTCGCGGGCAAGATGCACGCCATCGTGCTGGCCGATCCCGCCCAGGAAAACGCCTACGAAAATGGCCTGGCACAGCTGGAGCAGCTCATGGAGAAGTTGCGTCAGCCGATCACACCGCGGCGTGGCCTGGACTTCTCGCGTCAGCAGGCTGCCGACCCGGTGTTCCGTTCCAGCTTTACCCAGAATGATTACGAGCGTGCCGTCGATACCATCAAGGAATACATCCTGGCGGGCGATTGCATGCAGGTCGTGCCGTCCCAGCGCATGTCGATCGACTTCAAGGCCGCGCCCATCGATCTGTACCGGGCGCTGCGCTGCTTCAACCCGACGCCTTACATGTACTTCTTCAACTTCGGTGACTTCCATGTCGTCGGCAGTTCGCCGGAAGTGCTGGTGCGGGTCGAAGACAACCTGGTCACCGTGCGCCCGATCGCCGGCACCCGTCCGCGTGGCGCCAACGAAGAGGCGGACCTGGCCCTGGAAGAAGACCTGCTGTCCGACGACAAGGAAATCGCCGAGCACCTGATGCTGATCGACCTGGGCCGTAACGATACTGGCCGAGTCTCCGAGACCGGTTCGGTCAAGGTCACCGAGAAGATGGTGATCGAGCGTTATTCCAACGTGATGCACATCGTTTCCAACGTCACCGGCGAACTGAAGAAAGGCCTGAGCGCCATGGATGCCCTGCGCGCGATTCTGCCCGCGGGGACGCTGTCGGGTGCGCCGAAGATTCGTGCGATGGAGATCATCGACGAGCTGGAGCCAGTCAAGCGCGGCGTTTATGGCGGCGCGGTCGGCTACCTGGCCTGGAACGGCAACATGGACACGGCTATCGCGATCCGCACGGCGGTGATCAAGAACGGTGAGCTGCATGTGCAGGCCGGTGGCGGCATCGTTGCCGATTCGGTACCGGCGCTGGAGTGGGAAGAAACCTTGAACAAGCGTCGGGCGATGTTCCGTGCCGTAGCGCTTGCCGACCAAACGCCTGCATCCGACGCCTGA
- the trpC gene encoding indole-3-glycerol phosphate synthase TrpC — translation MSVPTVLESILARKVEEVAERLARVSLAELETLAKAADAPRGFAKALIDQAGRKQPAVIAEIKKASPSKGVIRENFVPEEIARSYEKGGATCLSVLTDVDYFQGADIYLQQARAACQLPVIRKDFMIDPYQIIEARALGADCVLLIVAALDDMKMAELAAVAKSVGLDVLVEVHDGDELERALKTLDTPLVGINNRNLHTFEVNLETTLDLLPRIPRDRLVITESGILNRADVELMEISEVYSFLVGEAFMRAESPGNELQRLFFPERVPMITAPLD, via the coding sequence ATGAGTGTGCCGACGGTTCTGGAAAGTATTCTGGCGCGCAAGGTTGAAGAAGTTGCTGAGCGGCTGGCGCGGGTCAGCCTGGCGGAGTTGGAAACGTTGGCGAAAGCGGCCGATGCCCCGCGTGGTTTTGCCAAGGCTTTGATCGACCAGGCAGGGCGCAAGCAGCCGGCGGTAATCGCGGAAATCAAGAAGGCTTCGCCGAGCAAAGGGGTGATTCGGGAGAATTTCGTGCCTGAAGAGATCGCTCGTAGCTACGAGAAGGGCGGGGCGACTTGTCTTTCGGTGCTTACCGATGTGGATTACTTCCAGGGTGCCGACATCTACCTGCAGCAGGCGCGCGCGGCCTGTCAGTTGCCGGTGATCCGCAAGGATTTCATGATCGATCCTTATCAGATCATCGAAGCCCGTGCCCTCGGTGCCGACTGTGTGCTGCTGATCGTTGCGGCGCTGGATGATATGAAAATGGCCGAACTGGCCGCCGTGGCCAAGAGTGTGGGTCTCGATGTGCTGGTCGAGGTTCATGATGGCGACGAACTCGAGCGGGCACTAAAGACGTTGGACACACCGCTGGTGGGTATCAACAACCGGAACCTGCACACCTTCGAAGTCAATCTGGAAACCACCCTCGACTTGCTGCCGCGCATCCCGCGTGATCGCCTGGTGATTACCGAGAGCGGTATCCTCAACCGTGCCGATGTCGAGCTGATGGAAATCAGCGAAGTCTATTCCTTCCTGGTTGGCGAGGCGTTCATGCGTGCCGAGAGCCCGGGCAACGAATTGCAGCGCTTGTTCTTCCCTGAACGAGTACCGATGATCACTGCGCCTCTGGATTGA
- the trpD gene encoding anthranilate phosphoribosyltransferase — translation MDIKSALNRIVSQLDLSTEEMRDVMREIMTGQCTEAQIGAFLMGMRMKSESIDEIVGAVSVMRELADKVELKTLDGVVDVVGTGGDGASIFNVSTASAFVVAAAGCTVAKHGNRAVSGKSGSADLLEAAGIYLNLTPVQVARCIDNVGIGFMFAQTHHSAMKHAAGPRRDLGLRTLFNMLGPLTNPAGVRHQVVGVFNQALCRPLAEVLFRLGSKHVLVVHSQDGLDEFSLASPTFVAELKDGEISEYWVQPEDLGLKSQSLYGLVVESPAASLELIRDALGRRKTEHGQKAAEMIVLNAGAALYAADLASTLREGVALAHDALHTGLAREKLEELGAFTAVFKQENEG, via the coding sequence ATGGATATCAAGAGTGCGCTGAACCGTATCGTCAGCCAGTTGGACCTGAGTACCGAAGAAATGCGCGATGTCATGCGCGAGATCATGACCGGTCAATGCACCGAAGCGCAGATCGGCGCCTTCTTGATGGGCATGCGCATGAAAAGCGAAAGCATCGATGAGATCGTCGGTGCGGTTTCGGTCATGCGCGAGCTGGCAGACAAGGTCGAACTCAAGACCCTCGACGGCGTCGTCGACGTGGTGGGCACCGGCGGCGACGGTGCGAGTATCTTCAACGTCTCGACGGCTTCGGCTTTTGTCGTCGCCGCAGCCGGTTGCACCGTGGCCAAGCATGGCAACCGCGCCGTGTCGGGCAAAAGCGGAAGCGCCGATCTGCTCGAGGCTGCCGGTATCTACCTGAACCTGACCCCGGTACAAGTCGCTCGTTGCATCGACAACGTCGGCATCGGTTTCATGTTCGCCCAGACTCACCACAGTGCGATGAAGCATGCTGCCGGGCCCCGCCGGGATCTGGGGCTGCGCACCCTGTTCAATATGCTCGGCCCGCTTACGAATCCGGCTGGCGTTCGCCATCAGGTGGTGGGCGTGTTCAATCAGGCACTGTGCCGCCCGTTGGCCGAGGTGTTGTTTCGTTTAGGCAGCAAGCATGTACTGGTCGTGCATTCGCAGGACGGCCTGGATGAGTTCAGCCTTGCGTCGCCGACCTTCGTGGCCGAACTCAAAGACGGTGAGATAAGCGAGTATTGGGTACAGCCCGAAGACCTCGGCCTGAAGAGCCAGAGCCTGTATGGCCTGGTGGTCGAGAGCCCGGCGGCTTCCCTGGAGCTGATTCGCGACGCTCTCGGGCGGCGCAAGACCGAACACGGTCAAAAGGCTGCCGAGATGATTGTGCTCAATGCCGGTGCGGCGCTGTATGCCGCCGACCTTGCCTCGACCCTTAGAGAAGGCGTGGCCCTGGCGCACGATGCGCTGCACACCGGCCTTGCCCGGGAAAAGCTCGAGGAGCTCGGCGCCTTTACCGCGGTATTCAAGCAGGAGAATGAAGGATGA
- a CDS encoding lipoyl protein ligase domain-containing protein, whose amino-acid sequence MTIEQTDLTVEAGLQAEQDLLAAVCRGERDHGLLFWRPTDRALVMPRRMSRLEGFEVACVELAASGWPVLLRETGGEPVPQSSAVINIALIYAAPRSEGDHGRIEAAYERLCQPLCSVLREWGGVASVGEIQGAFCDGRYNVNLNGRKLVGTAQRWRQRQGGKRPVVLVHGALLLDNERESMVAAVNRFNERCGLEQRCLAQSHIALHEVVPEAPLLERLGQAYAEVIEGILAKA is encoded by the coding sequence ATGACGATTGAGCAAACAGATTTGACCGTTGAAGCTGGCCTGCAAGCCGAGCAGGATCTGCTGGCTGCCGTGTGCAGGGGTGAACGCGATCACGGCCTGCTTTTCTGGCGCCCGACCGACCGGGCCCTGGTAATGCCCCGGCGGATGAGCCGTCTGGAAGGTTTCGAGGTCGCCTGTGTCGAGTTGGCCGCCAGCGGCTGGCCAGTATTGTTGCGTGAGACCGGTGGTGAGCCAGTGCCGCAGTCATCGGCGGTCATCAACATCGCACTGATTTATGCCGCGCCTCGTAGCGAGGGCGATCATGGCCGGATCGAAGCGGCCTACGAGCGCCTTTGCCAGCCGCTGTGCAGTGTGTTGCGCGAGTGGGGCGGGGTTGCCTCGGTGGGCGAAATCCAGGGGGCTTTCTGCGATGGCCGTTACAACGTCAACCTCAATGGTCGCAAGCTGGTCGGCACTGCCCAGCGCTGGCGCCAGAGGCAGGGAGGCAAACGTCCGGTCGTTCTGGTGCACGGCGCGTTGTTGCTGGACAACGAGCGCGAATCGATGGTGGCAGCGGTCAACCGTTTCAATGAACGTTGCGGCCTGGAACAGCGCTGTCTTGCCCAGAGCCATATCGCCTTGCACGAAGTGGTTCCCGAGGCACCGTTGCTCGAACGCCTCGGCCAGGCCTATGCCGAAGTTATCGAAGGTATCCTGGCAAAAGCCTAG
- a CDS encoding ABC transporter substrate-binding protein: MLKHLKFTALTLGMMCAAQAMAAPGPDLTVISFGGANKAAQEKAFYAPWEKAGSGKIVAGEYNGEMAKVKAMVDTKSVSWNLVEVESPELARGCDEGMFEELDPALFGDESDYVPGAIQPCGVGFFVWSTVLAYNADKLKTAPTSWADFWDTKQFPGKRGLRKGAKYTLEFALMADGVAPKEVYRVLGTKEGQDRAFKKLDELKPSIQWWEAGAQPPQYLASGDVVMSSAYNGRIASVQKESNLKVVWNGGIYDFDAWAIPKGAKNADYAKKFIAFSVAPEQQKAYSENIAYGPANSKAVPLLDKAILKDMPTTPENIANQVQIDVAFWADNSEQLEQRFNAWAAK, from the coding sequence ATGCTCAAACACTTGAAGTTCACCGCCCTGACACTGGGCATGATGTGCGCGGCCCAGGCCATGGCAGCGCCAGGGCCTGACTTGACCGTTATTTCCTTCGGCGGCGCGAACAAGGCGGCTCAGGAAAAGGCCTTCTACGCCCCTTGGGAAAAGGCTGGCAGTGGCAAGATTGTCGCCGGCGAGTACAACGGCGAGATGGCCAAGGTCAAAGCCATGGTCGACACCAAGAGCGTGTCCTGGAACCTGGTCGAAGTCGAATCGCCGGAACTGGCGCGCGGCTGCGACGAAGGCATGTTCGAAGAGCTCGATCCGGCCCTGTTCGGCGATGAAAGCGACTACGTCCCAGGCGCTATCCAGCCTTGTGGTGTTGGCTTCTTCGTGTGGTCGACTGTTCTGGCCTACAACGCCGACAAGCTGAAAACGGCACCGACCAGCTGGGCTGATTTCTGGGATACCAAGCAGTTCCCGGGCAAGCGTGGCTTGCGCAAGGGCGCCAAGTACACCCTGGAATTCGCCCTGATGGCCGATGGCGTTGCGCCCAAGGAAGTCTACAGGGTGCTGGGCACCAAAGAAGGCCAGGATCGCGCCTTCAAGAAGCTCGACGAGCTCAAGCCAAGCATTCAATGGTGGGAAGCTGGCGCTCAGCCTCCGCAATACCTGGCCTCCGGTGACGTGGTCATGAGCTCGGCCTACAACGGCCGGATCGCTTCCGTACAGAAAGAAAGCAATCTGAAAGTCGTCTGGAACGGCGGTATCTACGACTTCGACGCCTGGGCTATCCCGAAGGGCGCGAAAAATGCCGATTACGCCAAGAAGTTCATCGCTTTCTCGGTCGCACCTGAGCAGCAAAAGGCCTACTCGGAAAACATCGCTTACGGTCCGGCCAACTCCAAGGCCGTCCCGCTGCTGGACAAGGCGATCCTGAAAGACATGCCGACCACGCCGGAAAACATCGCCAACCAGGTGCAGATCGATGTGGCCTTCTGGGCCGACAACAGTGAGCAACTGGAACAACGCTTCAACGCTTGGGCTGCCAAGTAA
- a CDS encoding ABC transporter permease, protein MLSPYMSPVERVWFYSLRILCGLILLFLILPVLVIIPLSFNSGSFLVYPLQGFSLHWYQDFFNSAEWMRALKNSIIVAPAATVIAMIFGTLAAIGLTRGDFPGKALVMALVISPMVVPVVIIGVAAYLFFAPLGMGNSYISLILVHAVLGVPFVIITVSATLQGFNQNLVRAAASLGASPLTTFRRVTLPLIAPGVISGALFAFATSFDEVVVTLFLAGPEQATLPRQMFSGIRENLSPTIAAAATLLIAFSVILLLTLEWLRGRSEKLRTQQV, encoded by the coding sequence ATGCTGAGCCCTTACATGTCGCCCGTCGAGCGGGTCTGGTTCTACAGTTTGCGTATCCTTTGCGGGCTGATCCTGTTGTTCCTGATCCTGCCGGTGCTGGTGATCATCCCGCTGTCCTTCAACTCGGGCAGTTTTCTGGTCTACCCGCTGCAGGGTTTCTCCCTGCACTGGTACCAGGACTTCTTCAACTCCGCCGAATGGATGCGGGCCCTGAAAAACAGCATCATCGTCGCCCCGGCTGCCACGGTGATCGCGATGATTTTCGGTACCCTGGCTGCGATCGGCCTGACCCGTGGCGATTTCCCTGGCAAGGCGCTGGTGATGGCCCTGGTGATTTCACCGATGGTGGTGCCGGTCGTGATCATCGGTGTCGCGGCCTATCTGTTCTTCGCGCCGCTGGGCATGGGCAACAGCTACATCTCGCTGATCCTGGTGCACGCAGTGCTGGGCGTACCCTTCGTGATCATCACGGTGTCGGCGACCCTGCAGGGCTTCAACCAAAACCTGGTGCGTGCGGCGGCCAGCCTGGGTGCCTCGCCCTTGACCACGTTCCGGCGGGTGACCCTGCCGTTGATCGCGCCGGGGGTGATCAGCGGTGCGCTGTTCGCCTTTGCCACATCGTTCGATGAAGTGGTCGTGACCTTGTTCCTGGCCGGCCCGGAGCAGGCGACCCTGCCACGGCAAATGTTCAGCGGTATTCGTGAAAACCTCAGCCCGACCATTGCGGCAGCGGCTACCTTGCTGATTGCCTTCTCGGTGATCCTGCTGCTGACCCTGGAATGGCTGCGCGGTCGCAGCGAGAAACTGCGTACCCAGCAAGTTTGA
- a CDS encoding aminodeoxychorismate/anthranilate synthase component II, translating to MLLMIDNYDSFTYNVVQYLGELGADVKVIRNDEMTVAEIQALNPERIVVSPGPCTPTEAGVSLEVIKHFAGKLPILGVCLGHQSIGQAFGGDVVRARQVMHGKTSPVTHEDKGVFEGLNHPLTVTRYHSLVVKRETLPECLELTAWTTLEDGTFDEIMGLRHKTLNIEGVQFHPESILTEQGHELFANFLKQTGGRR from the coding sequence ATGTTGCTGATGATTGATAACTACGACTCCTTTACCTACAACGTCGTTCAGTACCTCGGTGAATTGGGTGCGGACGTCAAAGTGATCCGCAACGACGAAATGACTGTCGCCGAGATCCAAGCCCTGAACCCCGAACGCATCGTGGTTTCGCCAGGCCCGTGCACGCCGACCGAAGCCGGCGTCTCTCTGGAAGTGATCAAGCACTTTGCCGGCAAACTGCCTATCCTGGGCGTCTGCCTGGGACATCAGTCGATCGGCCAGGCCTTTGGTGGTGATGTGGTCCGTGCCCGCCAGGTGATGCATGGCAAGACCAGCCCGGTCACCCATGAAGACAAGGGCGTGTTCGAAGGTCTCAACCACCCCTTGACCGTAACCCGCTATCACTCGCTGGTGGTCAAGCGCGAAACCTTGCCTGAGTGCCTGGAACTGACCGCCTGGACTACGCTGGAAGATGGCACGTTCGACGAAATCATGGGCTTGCGCCACAAAACGCTTAACATCGAGGGGGTGCAGTTCCACCCCGAATCGATCCTGACCGAGCAGGGGCACGAGCTGTTCGCCAATTTCCTCAAGCAGACCGGCGGCCGCCGATAA